One part of the Ranitomeya imitator isolate aRanImi1 chromosome 10, aRanImi1.pri, whole genome shotgun sequence genome encodes these proteins:
- the LOC138652271 gene encoding olfactory receptor 1M1-like translates to MKKNHTVVIEFFLLGFGGLHGLQIPLFLLCLLIYALCLIGNLIILALVSSSHLLDSPMYFFLCHLSMCDMLLTTDIVPSLLHIILRNGRAMSFPECITQFQFFGATTGAECLLLTVMSYDRYLAICQPLSYTPVMDPRRRHLLVAASWGLSFGITLIIAVLMSRLNFCGENVIDHFFCDFVPILQLSCSDTRLLKSIDLILTAPVTLLPFMTIIVSYVCIAVVIMKIPTVTGRQKAFSTCSSHLTVVSIYYLSLIAIYMVPTTGRSMIALKILSLMYTVVIPFLNPLIYTLRNQEIKATFAKMVCLK, encoded by the coding sequence ATGAAGAAGAACCATACAGTAGTCATTGAATTCTTCCTCCTTGGCTTCGGGGGTCTCCACGGTCTTCAGATCCCTCTGTTCTTGCTGTGTTTGCTGATTTACGCTCTGTGCTTGATTGGGAACCTCATTATTTTAGCTCTGGTCTCCTCCAGTCACCTCCTAGACTCCCCCATGTACTTCTTCCTCTGCCACCTGTCTATGTGCGACATGCTCCTCACCACGGACATCGTGCCCAGTCTTCTGCACATCATCTTGAGAAATGGCCGAGCCATGTCATTCCCTGAATGCATCACCCAGTTCCAGTTCTTTGGGGCAACTACTGGAGCCGAATGTCTCCTTCTGACAGTCATGTCTTATGATCGATACTTGGCGATCTGTCAGCCCCTGTCTTATACACCAGTTATGGACCCCAGGCGGAGGCACCTCCTCGTGGCGGCTTCTTGGGGTCTGAGCTTTGGTATCACATTAATCATTGCAGTTCTGATGTCTAGACTGAACTTTTGTGGCGAGAACGTCATTGACCATTTCTTCTGTGACTTTGTTCCCATCCTTCAGCTTTCCTGTTCCGATACTCGATTGTTAAAAAGCATTGATCTCATCCTGACGGCTCCGGTGACCCTGTTACCCTTCATGACCATCATTGTCAGCTATGTCTGTATAGCGGTGGTCATCATGAAGATCCCGACAGTGACGGGACGGCAGAAGGCGTTCTCTACTTGCAGCTCTCATCTCACCGTCGTCTCTATATATTACTTATCGCTTATTGCTATATATATGGTGCCGACCACTGGACGCTCGATGATTGCCTTAAAGATTCTCTCCTTAATGTACACAGTCGTCATCCCTTTTCTCAACCCTTTAATATACACATTGCGAAACCAAGAGATCAAAGCAACATTTGCAAAAATGGTTtgtttaaagtga